In one window of uncultured Acetobacteroides sp. DNA:
- a CDS encoding 1-deoxy-D-xylulose-5-phosphate reductoisomerase codes for MKKRIAILGSTGSIGTQALEVIEANPDLFEVEVLTANNSVELLIEQAIKYQPNAVVIGNEAKYKMVVDALGSHPIKVYAGAKAIEQVVEMETIDVVLTAMVGYSGLLPTINAIKSNKVIALANKETLVVAGELIKALSREYRAPIIPVDSEHSAIFQCLVGEMNSIDKVILTASGGPFLHTDIDTLKTVTCADALKHPNWSMGAKITIDSASMMNKGFEVIEAKWLFDVTPDQIDVVIHPQSIIHSMVQFEDSSIKAQMGLPDMKLPIQYAFTFPERVKTDFKRLSFKDYSTLTFLEPDTTKFRNLAFAFEAMRKGGNMPCILNAANEVVVDAFLKGRIGFLEMSDIIEKVMCRASFINKPTLADYCETDAAVRQLTTSLIR; via the coding sequence ATTAAGAAAAGGATTGCAATACTTGGCTCTACAGGCTCAATAGGCACGCAAGCCCTAGAGGTGATAGAGGCAAATCCAGACCTCTTTGAGGTAGAGGTTTTAACGGCAAACAATAGCGTGGAGCTGCTCATCGAGCAGGCTATTAAATATCAGCCCAACGCCGTTGTTATTGGCAACGAGGCGAAGTACAAAATGGTTGTCGATGCGTTGGGCAGCCATCCGATTAAGGTGTACGCCGGCGCTAAGGCTATAGAGCAGGTGGTGGAGATGGAAACCATTGATGTTGTACTGACGGCGATGGTTGGATACTCCGGCTTGCTGCCAACCATCAACGCCATCAAATCGAATAAGGTAATTGCCCTTGCCAACAAAGAAACCTTGGTGGTGGCTGGGGAGCTGATTAAGGCTCTTTCGAGGGAGTATAGGGCACCCATAATCCCAGTTGATTCGGAGCATTCTGCCATCTTCCAATGCTTGGTTGGCGAGATGAACTCTATCGATAAGGTGATACTTACCGCATCGGGGGGGCCATTCCTTCATACCGATATTGATACGCTGAAAACGGTTACCTGTGCCGATGCCCTTAAGCATCCGAACTGGAGCATGGGGGCAAAAATTACCATCGATTCGGCTTCGATGATGAACAAGGGATTTGAGGTGATTGAGGCTAAGTGGCTTTTCGATGTAACGCCCGATCAGATTGACGTGGTGATCCATCCGCAGTCGATCATCCACTCGATGGTACAGTTCGAGGACTCGTCGATTAAGGCGCAGATGGGGCTACCCGATATGAAGCTGCCCATTCAGTATGCCTTTACCTTCCCCGAGAGGGTGAAAACGGACTTTAAGCGCCTAAGCTTTAAGGACTATAGCACGCTAACCTTCCTGGAGCCTGATACGACAAAATTCCGCAATCTTGCCTTTGCCTTCGAGGCCATGCGCAAGGGTGGAAACATGCCATGCATCCTAAATGCCGCCAACGAGGTGGTGGTTGATGCATTCCTAAAGGGTAGGATAGGATTCCTAGAGATGTCAGACATCATCGAGAAGGTGATGTGCAGGGCATCCTTCATAAACAAACCAACGCTAGCCGACTACTGCGAAACCGATGCCGCAGTAAGGCAGCTTACAACATCGCTAATTCGATAA